GATCGGCCTGTCGAGCTGGCAGCAGGACTGGCTCGGCGATCCCGACATCGCGCTCTACAGCGTGATGGGCGTGATGGTCTGGGTCCAGCTCGGCTTCCCGCTGGTCATCTTCATGGCGGGCCTCCAGCGCGTCGACCCGCAGCTGCACGAGGCGGCCGAGCTGGACGGCGCCGGCTGGTGGCGCCGCTTCTGGCACATCACGCTGCCGCAGATCCGCCCCGAGATCTACGTCGTCCTGACCTGGTGCACGATCGCCGCGCTCAAGGTCTTCGGCGCGGTGTACGTCCTGACGAAGGGCGGACCGGGCGGCGCCACCAACGTCCCGTCCTACTTCTCGTTCACCACGTTCTTCGAGAAGACGCAGGTCGGCTATGGCGCCGCGATCTCCACGGTCCTGACGGTGATGATCCTGCTGCTGTCGCTGATCGGCCTGAAGCTCCAGACCCGCGCGGAGGAAAGGGAGGGATCATGACCAGCGCCCTGCGTCGCTACCCGGTGCTGATCGCCCTGTGCATCGCCGCCCTCTTCATGATCGTGCCGTTTCTCATCGTCACGCTCAACGCGTTCAAGTCACCCGCCGAGTACTCCCAGAACGGCCCGCTGAGCCTCCCCGACGGCCTCTACCTGGACGGCCTGAAGGACTTCTGGGAACGGGTCGACTACACCCAGAAGCTCGTCAACTCCCTCCTCATCAGCGGCGGGGTGGCGATCTTCGCGGTGATCCTGTCGATCCTCAACGCGTATGCGATCGGCATCGGCCGTATCAAGGGCCGCACCTGGGTGCTGGCCTTCTTCGTCCTCGCGAACATGCTGCCGCAGGAGGCGCTGGTCTACCCGATCTACTACCTGAGCAAGGAGGCGGGGCTCTACGACACCCGGCTCAGCGTGATCATCGTGTTCACGGTGATCCAGGCGGCGTTCGGCACGTATCTCCTCTCCTCCGTCCTGGGCCAGTTCCCCCGCGAGATCATCGAGGCCGCCCGGATCGACGGCGCGAACAAGTGGCAGATCCTGTGGCGGATCGTCGTCCCCGTCAGCCGTCCCACCATCGGCGTGCTGCTGGTGTTCTTCTTCATCTGGACCTGGAACGAGTTCCTGCTCCCCCTGGTCATGCTGATCTCCAACGACAACCAGACGGTGTCGGTGGCCCTCGGCGTCCTCCAGGGCCAGCGTCTGATGGACGCCACGATGACCAATGCCGCCGCCCTCCTCGGCGTGCTCCCCGCCCTCGTCTTCTTCCTCGTCTTCCAGCGAACGCTCACCCGCGGCATCGCCGTGGGAGCCGTGAAGTAAGGGACCCCCACGTGAAGTTCACCGACGGCTACTGGCTGCTCCGCGAAGGTGTCACCGCGGCCCACCCGGTCGAGGTGCTCGACGTCACCGCGACGGACGGCGCGCTGGAGATCCACGCGCCGACCAAGCCCATCCGGCACCGCGGCGACCTGCTGAAGGGACCGGTCGTGACGATCAGCGCCCACACGCCGATGCCCGACGTCATCGGCCTCACCTTCACCCACTTCGAGGGCGAGCAGCCGCGCGGCCCTCAATTCGACCTCACCAAGGAGGAGACCGCCGCCCACACGGAGTACGACGAGGAGAACGCGACCCTCACCTCTGGCGCGCTGTCGGTCCGGGTGGCCCGCACCGGCCCCTGGCACGTCGACTTCCTCGCCCACGGCCGCACCCTCACCTCCAGCGGCCCCAAGGGCATGGGCATCATGCGGGACGGGGAGGGCGCGCACTACCTGCGGGAACAGCTGAACCTCAAGGTCGGCACCTCTGTCTACGGCCTCGGCGAGCGCTTCGGCCCGCTCGTCAAGAACGGCCAGGTCGTCGACATCTGGAACGCCGACGGGGGCACGGCGACCGAACAGGCCTACAAGAACGCCCCGTTCTATCTGACGGACGCGGGCTACGGCGTCTTCGTCGACCACCCGGGCAAGGTCTCCTTCGAGGTGGGCTCGGAGACCGTGTCGAGGGTCCAATTCAGCGCTGAGACACAGCAGTTGACGTACTACGTCATCTACGGCCCCTCCCCCAAGGACATCCTCCGCAAGTACACGGCCCTCACCGGCCGCCCTGCCCTCCCGCCCGCCTGGTCGTTCGGCCTGTGGCTGTCGACGTCCTTCACGACGTCGTACGACGAGGAAACGGTGACGTCGTTCATCGAGGGCATGCGGGAGCGCGAACTTCCGCTCTCCGTCTTCCACTTCGACTGCTTCTGGATGCGCGAATTCAACTGGTGCGACTTCCAGTGGGATCCGCGGGTCTTCCCGGATCCGCAGGGCATGCTGTCCCGGCTGCATGCGAGAGGACTGCGCGTCAGCGTCTGGATCAACCCGTACATCGCCCAGCGCTCCCCGCTGTTCGCGGAGGGCAAGGCGCTCGGGCATCTGCTGAAGCGGCCGGACGGCAGCGTGTGGCAGTGGGACCTGTGGCAGCCCGGCATGGCCCTGGTCGACTTCACCTCCCCCGCCGCCCGCGACTGGTACGCGGCCAAGCTGGAGGCGCTGCTCGCGCAGGGCGTGGACTGCTTCAAGACGGACTTCGGTGAGCGGGTACCGGTGGACGTGGCCTGGTCCGACGGCTCCGACCCGGAGCGGATGCACAACTACTACACGTACCTCTACAACCGCACGGTCTTCGACGTCCTGCGCAAGCACAGGGGCGAGGAAGAGGCGGTCGTCTTCGCCCGGTCGGCGACGGCGGGCAGCCAGAAGTTCCCCGTGCACTGGGGCGGCGACTGCGAGGCGACGTACGAGTCGATGGCCGAGTCACTGCGCGGCGGGCTCTCGCTGGGGCTCTCCGGCTTCGGGTTCTGGAGCCATGACATCGGCGGCTTCGAGGGCACGCCGACGCCTTCGCTGTTCAAGCGGTGGCTGGCGTTCGGGCTGCTGTCGTCGCACAGCCGGCTGCACGGCAGCTCGTCCTATCGGGTTCCGTGGTTGTTCGACGAGGAGTCGGTGGACGTGCTGCGGCACTTCACCCGGCTGAAGCTCAGCCTGATGCCGTATTTGTACGAGGCCGCCCGCACCGCCCAGGCCGAGGGGACGCCGGTCATGCGGGCCATGGTGCTGGAGTTCCCGGACGATCCCGGGTGTGCGCATCTGGAGCGGCAGTACATGCTCGGGCCGGATCTGCTGGTGGCGCCGGTCTTCGACGATGAGGGACATGTGACCTACTACTGTCCCGAGGGCACCTGGACCCACTTCGTCAGCGGACAGACGGTCACCGGCCCGCGCTGGGTGCGCGAGAAGCACGGCTTCATGAGCGTGCCGCTGCTGGTCAGGCCCGGTGCGGTGATCCCGGTGGGCGCGGTGGCCGACCGGCCCGACTACGACCACGCCGACGGAGTGACGCTGCGGGCGTACGGGCTGGAGCGGGGCGCCCAAGTGACGGTGCGGGTCGGGGAGGTGGCCTTCACCGTCGTACGCGAAGGGGACACGCTGCGGGCGTCGTGCAGTGATCCTTCGGCGCCGTGGGGGCTGGCCGCGGGCGAGCGGGTGGTGCGGGCGCCGGCCGGGACCGGCTTCCTGACGGTGGAGCTGGGCTGATGGTGAAGATCACTGATGTGGCCCGGCACGCCGGGGTCTCCCCCAGCACCGTCTCCTACGCGCTCAGCGGCAAGCGCCCGATCTCCGAGGAGACCCGGCAGCGCGTCGAGGCGTCCATCCGCGAGCTGGGCTACCGGCCGCACGCGGGCGCCCGGGCGCTGGCCAGCAGTCGCTCGAACGTGCTGGCACTGGTGGTCCCTTTACGGGCCGGCATCCACGTCCCGGTGGTGATGCAGTTCGCGGTGTCGGTGGTGACGACGGCACGGCGGTACGACCATGACGTGCTGCTGCTGACGCAGGAGGAGGGCGAGGAGGGGCTCAGCAGGGTCGCCGACACGGCACTCGTCGACGCGCTCGTGGTCATGGACGTCCAGCTCGACGACCCCCGGCTGCCGCTGCTGCGCTCACTGGAACGGCCGTCGGTGATGATCGGGTTCCCGGCCGAGGCGGACGGCCTGACCTGCATCGACCTCGATTTCAAGGCGGCCGGCGAGGCATGCGTGGAGCATCTGGCGCGGCTCGGGCACCGGGTGGTGGCGCTGATCGGGTCGCCGCCGGAGGTGTACGTCCGCCAGACCGCGTTCGCCCAGCGCGTGGTCCAGGGCTTCACCGCCGCCGCCGACCGGGGCCGGCTCTCCTCCTCGGTCCACCCGTGCGAGGCCACGCCCGCCGCCGCCCGCGCGGTCGCCGAGCAACTGCTGCGGGAGCAGCCCGCGTTGACCGGGGTCGTCGTCCACAACGAGGCGATCCTGGAGCCGCTGATCGACGCCTTCGGCCGGCTCGGCCTGCGCGTCCCCGCCGACCTGTCCGTCACCGCCATCTGCCCCGACGAACTCGCCGACTCGCTCCGCATCCCGGTCACCTCGGTCGCCCTGCCCTCCGCCGAGGTGGGCGCCCGGGCCGTGGAGCTGCTGATGAACAAACTCGGCGGCAAGACGGTGCCCGAGGCCACGCTGCTGCCGCCCCGGATGACGGAACGCGCGAGCACGGCGCCGCGAAACGCGCCCTGAACCCCGTATGTGCAAGGCCCTACCTGAAGGAGCCGTGTCATGAGAGGCAAGAGAAGACGCAGAACCACGCTCGTGGTGGCGCTGGCCCTGGTCGCAGGGCTCGGCGCCACCGTCCCCGCCCACGCCGAAGACCCGGCCTACCCCTTCCGCAACCCCGCCCTGCCCGTCGAGAAGCGCGTCGACGACCTGCTCGGCAGACTCACCCTGGCGGAGAAGATCTCCCTCCTCCACCAGTACCAGCCCGCCATCCCCCGCCTCGGCATCCAGCCCTTCCGCACCGGCACCGAGGCCCTGCACGGCGTCGCCTGGCTCGGCGAGACCACCGTCTTCCCGCAGGCCATCGGACTGGCCTCGACCTGGGACCCCGCCCTGATGGAACAGGTCGGGTCGGCGGTCGGCGACGAGGCACGCGGCTTCCAGCAGGAACGCCCGGCCGGCTGGGGCCTCAACCTCTGGGCACCCGTGGTCAACCTCCTCCGCGACCCGCGCTGGGGCCGCAACGAGGAGGGCTACAGCGAGGACCCCGAACTGACGGGCGCCCTGTCGACGGCGTACGGCGAGGGCCTGACGGGCGGCGACCCCGACCACCTCAAGACGGCGCCGACGCTCAAGCACTACCTCGCGAACAACAACGAGTGGAACCGCACGACCACCTCCTCCGACCTGCGTCCACGCGTAGCGAAGGAGTACGACGAGGCCGCCTTCAAACCGGCGATCGAGGCGAACGCGGCAACGGGCGTGATGTCCTCGTACAACCTGGTCAACGGCCGCCCCGCCACGGTGAATCCGGACCTGAACGATGTCGTACGGAAGTGGACCTCGTACGACCTCCTGAACGTCACCGACGCCTTCGCGCCCGGCAACGTCCCCGGCAGCCAGAAGTACTACCCGACCCTGGCCGAGGGCGACGCGGCGACCCTCAAGGCCGGCAACGACAGCTTCACGGACAACGACACGAACTCGGGGGTGACGATCGCGGCGATCAACTCGGCCTTGGACCAAGGTCTGTTGGAGGAGTCGGACGTCGACGAGGCCGCGTCCCACATCCTGTCCGTGCGGGTCCGGCTCGGCGAGTTCGACCCGGGCGGCGGCAAGTACGGCTCCATCGACAAGTCGGTGATCAACAGCCCGGCCCACCAGAGGCTGGCGCGCAAGGCGGCGACAGAAGGGGCGGTGCTGCTGAAGAATGACGCGGCTCTGCCCCTGAAGAAGTCCGAGAAGGACGTCGCCGTCGTCGGCCCGCTCGCCGACACGCTGTACACCGACTGGTATTCCGGCACCCTTCCCTATGCGGTCACGCCTGCCGAGGGCATCGCCGCGAAGCTTTCCAACGATGTGACCAGCAGCGAGGGCGTCGACCGCATCGCGCTCAAGAACGCGGCGACGGGGAAGTACATAACAGCGGGCGCGGACGCGGACGGCGAGCCGCTGAAGGAGGCCGAAGCCCCGGGTACGGCCGGACAGTTCGACGTCTTCGACTGGGGCGGCGGCGTGGTGACCCTGCGCTCCGCGTCCAACGGCAAGTACGTCGGCTACAACTGGGCGAACTTCGTCAACGACCAGGTGCAGCCGAACGGTTGGTACGTGCAGCAGCAGTTCAAGCTGGAGGAGCAGACGGACGGCACGTACCTGCTCCGCTACGCCGGCTACGAGACCGAGGAGTCCTGGTGGACCAACCCGGTCTACCTCGGGCCGACCGGTGAGGACGGCACGCTGGGCCTGGTGGCGAAGGACGCCGCCGCGCACTACACGAAGGACGTCGTCCGCAGCGGCGTCGACGAGGCCGTGGCCGCGGTGAAGGGCAAGGACACGGCCGTGGTGGTGATCGGCTCCAACCCGTCGATCAACGGCCGCGAGGCCCACGACCGCACGGACATGGGCCTCGCCCCGGCTCAGGAAGCCCTGGTCAGGGCGGTTCACCGGGCCAACCCGAACACGGTCGTGGTCGTCGAGAACAGCTACCCGACCACCCTCGGTGCCTTGCAGCAGGAGGTCCCGGCCGTCCTGTGGACCTCCCACGCGGGACAGGAGACCGGCAACGCGCTCGCCGACCTCCTTTACGGCGACGCGAACCCGTCGGGCCGCCTCACCCAGACCTGGTACCGCTCCGAGGCGGACCTCCCGTCGATCCTCGACTACGACATCATCAAGTCCGACCGCACCTACCAGTACTTCAAGGGACAGGCCCTCTACCCCTTCGGCCACGGCCTCTCCTACACGACCTTCCGCTACGGCGCCCTGAAGAAGACCGACGGCGGCTATGCGCTGACCGTCACCAACACCGGCCGCCGCACCGGCGACGAGGTCGTCCAGCTCTACGTCCACCAGCGCGCCTCCCGCGACAAGCAGCCGCTGAAGCAGCTGAAGGCGTTCCAGCGGGTGTCGCTGAAGCCCGGCGAGACGAAGACGGTCAAGCTGAAGGTGACGCCCAAGGACCTCGCGCACTGGGACGTCACCCGCTCCAAGTGGGTGGTGGAGAAGGGCACGTACGACGTCCTGGCCGGCGCCTCCTCCACTGACATCCGCGCCCGTACGACGTGGCAGGTGGCCGGGGAGACCATCCCGGCGCGTGATCTGTCCCGTACGACCCGCGCCGAGAACTTCGACGACTACGACGGCACGCGTCTCGTCGACGAGTCGAAGGCGCGCGGTACGGCGGTGGGCGCGGCGGCCGACCGGGCGTGGCTGAAGTTCGGCGACGCCCAACTGAGGTCGGGCGCCACCAAGTTCACCGCACACGTGTCGGGTGCGGCAGGCACGGTCGAGGTCAGGCTCGGCTCCCCGACCGGCACACTCGTCGGTACGGCGGTGACGGACGGGACGCCTTCGCCGTACGACTACGAGACGGTGACCGCCCATCTCTCCCGCGCGGCGAAGGGCCGTACGGACGTGTATCTCGTGCTGAAGGGAGAGGGCCTGCGCCTGGCGACGTTCAGTCTGCGCTGACGGGCACCCGGCGCAGGCCCGGCCTCAGCAGAGGGCGGGCTTGCGCCACGCGCACTCGACGTCGGTGCCCCGGGTCGCCTTCGGCTGGACCGCCGTGGCAGCCTCTTCCGTCGACTTCGCGAGCGTGACCACGATGGCGTCCTCCAACGGCTTCACGGAGGACGCCAGATAATTGTTGAGGACGATGCTGAAGACCAGCTCGCGTCCACCGGCGTCCGTGACATACCCGGACAGGGCCGAGGCCCCCGTCAACGACCCTGTCTTGGCCCGGGCGTTGAGTGCGGCGGCCGTACCGCACATCCGTGAGCGCAGGGTGCCGCCGACGAACCGGTCGGGGTCGCAGGCGACCGGCAGGGAGCGCAGCCAGTCGGCGTACCAGGGCTCGGCACGTACGGCGAGGAGGAGCTCGGCGAGCTGTGCCGCCGGAAAGTTGTCCATCCGCGACAGCCCCGACCCGTCGACCTGGCGGACCTTGCCGGTGTCGACGCCGATGCCCTTGAGATACCCGCTGACGGCGGCCAGCCCGGCACTCCAGCTCCCCTGCTTCGACACCTCGTATCCCATGGCCTTGGTGAGGATCTCGGCGTGCATGTTGTTGGAGAGCTTCATGAACGGGATGAGCAGGTCCTTGAGGGCCATGGAGTCGTGCGAGGCCAACTCGTCGGCTTTTGCTGGGGTTTGACGCCCCAGCCGAGTGGGCCCGGCGACCTTGACCCCGTGATCCGCGAGCGCGTCCCGGAAGACGGCGGCGGCGTATCCGGTGGGCTCCCACACGGTGGCCCACTCCTTGGCACCGGCGCCGCCCACGGGTGTCGTACCGCTGACGACGATGTCGTTGGTCCCGTGCTCCCGCTCGACGGTCAGGTCGTTCGAGCCCCCGGCGGCGACGGTGGTGGCACGCACGTCGATGTCGACATAGTCCGTGTCGGGCGTGACGGCGACGACGGGCTCGTCCCCCGCCTTCGCACCCGGCTGCACCGTCACGATCACGGTCCCGGTGTCGTAGTCGGTGTCCGGTGCCACGCTCAGCGCGCTGATCTGCGCGGAGTAGTACGAGGACTCGTCGTCGGCGGCCCAGGAACGCCCGAGCCGCTGGGCGTCGAACCGGGTGTCGTCGGCGATCAGCCGTCCGTCGACGCGGGTGACACCGGCCGCGGCGACCTGGGCGGCGAGCCGGTCGTAGTCGGCGGCGAGCAGGGTCGGGTCGCCGGTGCCGCGCAGATACAGGTCGCCGCGGAGCACGGACCCGGACCGCCGTCCGGCCGCCAGGACATCCGTGGTGAACCGGTACTCGGGGCCGAGGATCTCCATCGCGGCGGCCGAGGTGGGCAGCTTGGTGTTGGAGGCCGGCATCAGCCGCGTGCTGGGCAGATGCTGGTACAGCAGCTCACCGCTCACGGCATCGGCGACCACGACACTCGCCACCCCGCCCTCCATCCGGGCGTCGCCCAGGATGGTGTCGACTGCCTCCGGCAGACCGGTACGGTCGGAATCCGCACCGGCCTGCGCGCCGGGCCCCAGGACTGCGGCGAGCGCCGCCACCAGGGCCCAGATCCATACGCTTCTACGGGAGTTGAGACGTCTCCCGGACCATCTCACGGGTGTGCTCATGCCAAGGGAGCATCCCGGATACCGGAGCCGGGCAACAGACCGCCTCAGCCACCGAGCCCTCAGGCCCGCCCCATCCGATACGCGGCGCACAGGTCGACGTCGAGGATGTCCGTGACCCATGCGGTGATGCTGTAGGTCTCGACGGCGGTGTTCCCGCTCGTGTCCCGGAAGACCTGGTGCGGATATCCGGCGACGGCGGTGTACCCGGGGCGGGCGGCGCGTACGCGGTCGCCCCACCGGCTCGGGGTCTGGGTGGCGCCGACGTACATGCAGACGTACGGCGATCCGGCCGCCTGCGCGCAGCCGTACGGCAGCCCGGCGACGATCCCGCCCGCCGCGAGCTTCTCCGGGTACGCCGCCATCATCACGGCGGGCAGCCCGTCAGGGACGTACCGGAACATCCTCAGCGCACCCGGATTCGACCCGAACCCGGCGGGACGGTAGAACCGCGAACCACCGGCCGATATGTCGCCGGACAACACAACGAGGGCCCGGCGGATATGTGACCGCCGGGCCCTCGTGTACATGGGAATCGTGGAGATGGCGGGAATCGAACCCGCGTCCAACGGTGCAGAATCAGGGCTTCTCCGTGTGCAGTTCGCTGCGATTTTCTCGGCCCCGGCGATCACGCGAACAAGTCGCCGACGGGCCCAGTCACTGTTTGATTTCCCATCGAACCCCGTGACCGGGCTCGATGGTTTAGTTCCCTAGATTATGCCAGGATCCGGGCCGGGAACACTCCCGGGCTGACACCCTTTATGGGCCTTCACTCACTGCTTATTAGGCAGCGAGGGCGAAGGCGCGGGAATCGCTCTTGGTATTGGCGATTATTGGTTGCGACATATGGTTTACGAGATCATTGCCGCTTCCTCGACACGCTTCCCCTGCTTCGACAGCCGCTGTCGAAACCGATCATCCCCATGTTGATTTTTCAAGCCGGATCTTTCGACCCATGCGCCCTCTGTGGGGTGCAGATGCCATCGTACGTGACCAACGCACGTCGATGCCACCGTATTCCCGCCCGTCAGGCGCTGCGCTGCCGCCGCTTCGCCGCCGCGATCGCCCGCTCCGACTCCCGCCGGTCCTGCTTCTCCCGCAGGGTCTGGCGCTTGTCGTACTCCTTCTTGCCTCGCGCGAGGGCGATCTCGGCCTTCGCCCGGCCGTCCTTGAAGTACAGGGCGAGGGGCACGATGGTGTGACCCGTCTCCTGGGACTTCGCCTCCAGCTTGTCGATCTCCTCGCGGTGCAGGAGGAGCTTGCGCTTGCGGCGCGCGGAGTGGTTGGTCCAGCTGCCCTGGTGATACTCGGGGATGTGGGCGTTGTGCAGCCACGCCTCGCCCTGGTCGATCTGGACGAAGCCGTCGGTCAGCGACGTCCGCCCCTCACGCAGCGACTTGACCTCGGTCCCCATGAGGACGAGACCGGCCTCATAGGTGTCGATGATCGCGTAGTCGTGCCGGGCCTTCTTGTTCTGGGCGACGATCTTGCGCTTGCCGCCCTTCTCGCCGTCCCTGGCCTTCGCGGCGGCA
This genomic window from Streptomyces sp. DG2A-72 contains:
- the yicI gene encoding alpha-xylosidase → MKFTDGYWLLREGVTAAHPVEVLDVTATDGALEIHAPTKPIRHRGDLLKGPVVTISAHTPMPDVIGLTFTHFEGEQPRGPQFDLTKEETAAHTEYDEENATLTSGALSVRVARTGPWHVDFLAHGRTLTSSGPKGMGIMRDGEGAHYLREQLNLKVGTSVYGLGERFGPLVKNGQVVDIWNADGGTATEQAYKNAPFYLTDAGYGVFVDHPGKVSFEVGSETVSRVQFSAETQQLTYYVIYGPSPKDILRKYTALTGRPALPPAWSFGLWLSTSFTTSYDEETVTSFIEGMRERELPLSVFHFDCFWMREFNWCDFQWDPRVFPDPQGMLSRLHARGLRVSVWINPYIAQRSPLFAEGKALGHLLKRPDGSVWQWDLWQPGMALVDFTSPAARDWYAAKLEALLAQGVDCFKTDFGERVPVDVAWSDGSDPERMHNYYTYLYNRTVFDVLRKHRGEEEAVVFARSATAGSQKFPVHWGGDCEATYESMAESLRGGLSLGLSGFGFWSHDIGGFEGTPTPSLFKRWLAFGLLSSHSRLHGSSSYRVPWLFDEESVDVLRHFTRLKLSLMPYLYEAARTAQAEGTPVMRAMVLEFPDDPGCAHLERQYMLGPDLLVAPVFDDEGHVTYYCPEGTWTHFVSGQTVTGPRWVREKHGFMSVPLLVRPGAVIPVGAVADRPDYDHADGVTLRAYGLERGAQVTVRVGEVAFTVVREGDTLRASCSDPSAPWGLAAGERVVRAPAGTGFLTVELG
- a CDS encoding glycoside hydrolase family 3 protein yields the protein MRGKRRRRTTLVVALALVAGLGATVPAHAEDPAYPFRNPALPVEKRVDDLLGRLTLAEKISLLHQYQPAIPRLGIQPFRTGTEALHGVAWLGETTVFPQAIGLASTWDPALMEQVGSAVGDEARGFQQERPAGWGLNLWAPVVNLLRDPRWGRNEEGYSEDPELTGALSTAYGEGLTGGDPDHLKTAPTLKHYLANNNEWNRTTTSSDLRPRVAKEYDEAAFKPAIEANAATGVMSSYNLVNGRPATVNPDLNDVVRKWTSYDLLNVTDAFAPGNVPGSQKYYPTLAEGDAATLKAGNDSFTDNDTNSGVTIAAINSALDQGLLEESDVDEAASHILSVRVRLGEFDPGGGKYGSIDKSVINSPAHQRLARKAATEGAVLLKNDAALPLKKSEKDVAVVGPLADTLYTDWYSGTLPYAVTPAEGIAAKLSNDVTSSEGVDRIALKNAATGKYITAGADADGEPLKEAEAPGTAGQFDVFDWGGGVVTLRSASNGKYVGYNWANFVNDQVQPNGWYVQQQFKLEEQTDGTYLLRYAGYETEESWWTNPVYLGPTGEDGTLGLVAKDAAAHYTKDVVRSGVDEAVAAVKGKDTAVVVIGSNPSINGREAHDRTDMGLAPAQEALVRAVHRANPNTVVVVENSYPTTLGALQQEVPAVLWTSHAGQETGNALADLLYGDANPSGRLTQTWYRSEADLPSILDYDIIKSDRTYQYFKGQALYPFGHGLSYTTFRYGALKKTDGGYALTVTNTGRRTGDEVVQLYVHQRASRDKQPLKQLKAFQRVSLKPGETKTVKLKVTPKDLAHWDVTRSKWVVEKGTYDVLAGASSTDIRARTTWQVAGETIPARDLSRTTRAENFDDYDGTRLVDESKARGTAVGAAADRAWLKFGDAQLRSGATKFTAHVSGAAGTVEVRLGSPTGTLVGTAVTDGTPSPYDYETVTAHLSRAAKGRTDVYLVLKGEGLRLATFSLR
- the smpB gene encoding SsrA-binding protein SmpB produces the protein MYVPKESQPKQGGAAAAKARDGEKGGKRKIVAQNKKARHDYAIIDTYEAGLVLMGTEVKSLREGRTSLTDGFVQIDQGEAWLHNAHIPEYHQGSWTNHSARRKRKLLLHREEIDKLEAKSQETGHTIVPLALYFKDGRAKAEIALARGKKEYDKRQTLREKQDRRESERAIAAAKRRQRSA
- a CDS encoding LacI family DNA-binding transcriptional regulator codes for the protein MVKITDVARHAGVSPSTVSYALSGKRPISEETRQRVEASIRELGYRPHAGARALASSRSNVLALVVPLRAGIHVPVVMQFAVSVVTTARRYDHDVLLLTQEEGEEGLSRVADTALVDALVVMDVQLDDPRLPLLRSLERPSVMIGFPAEADGLTCIDLDFKAAGEACVEHLARLGHRVVALIGSPPEVYVRQTAFAQRVVQGFTAAADRGRLSSSVHPCEATPAAARAVAEQLLREQPALTGVVVHNEAILEPLIDAFGRLGLRVPADLSVTAICPDELADSLRIPVTSVALPSAEVGARAVELLMNKLGGKTVPEATLLPPRMTERASTAPRNAP
- the dacB gene encoding D-alanyl-D-alanine carboxypeptidase/D-alanyl-D-alanine-endopeptidase, whose product is MSTPVRWSGRRLNSRRSVWIWALVAALAAVLGPGAQAGADSDRTGLPEAVDTILGDARMEGGVASVVVADAVSGELLYQHLPSTRLMPASNTKLPTSAAAMEILGPEYRFTTDVLAAGRRSGSVLRGDLYLRGTGDPTLLAADYDRLAAQVAAAGVTRVDGRLIADDTRFDAQRLGRSWAADDESSYYSAQISALSVAPDTDYDTGTVIVTVQPGAKAGDEPVVAVTPDTDYVDIDVRATTVAAGGSNDLTVEREHGTNDIVVSGTTPVGGAGAKEWATVWEPTGYAAAVFRDALADHGVKVAGPTRLGRQTPAKADELASHDSMALKDLLIPFMKLSNNMHAEILTKAMGYEVSKQGSWSAGLAAVSGYLKGIGVDTGKVRQVDGSGLSRMDNFPAAQLAELLLAVRAEPWYADWLRSLPVACDPDRFVGGTLRSRMCGTAAALNARAKTGSLTGASALSGYVTDAGGRELVFSIVLNNYLASSVKPLEDAIVVTLAKSTEEAATAVQPKATRGTDVECAWRKPALC
- a CDS encoding PHB depolymerase family esterase, producing MFRYVPDGLPAVMMAAYPEKLAAGGIVAGLPYGCAQAAGSPYVCMYVGATQTPSRWGDRVRAARPGYTAVAGYPHQVFRDTSGNTAVETYSITAWVTDILDVDLCAAYRMGRA
- a CDS encoding carbohydrate ABC transporter permease, with protein sequence MTSALRRYPVLIALCIAALFMIVPFLIVTLNAFKSPAEYSQNGPLSLPDGLYLDGLKDFWERVDYTQKLVNSLLISGGVAIFAVILSILNAYAIGIGRIKGRTWVLAFFVLANMLPQEALVYPIYYLSKEAGLYDTRLSVIIVFTVIQAAFGTYLLSSVLGQFPREIIEAARIDGANKWQILWRIVVPVSRPTIGVLLVFFFIWTWNEFLLPLVMLISNDNQTVSVALGVLQGQRLMDATMTNAAALLGVLPALVFFLVFQRTLTRGIAVGAVK